TCGGATATTGTGGCGAACAAGGAGTTGATGTTGGTGCGGGCGAACATGGATCCGTATCGCTCGCATCCCTTTCACACGCATCCGACGCGGGAGGAGTTGATTTATATTTTGAGTGGTCGAGCGGAGCAATGGGTGGGCAAGGAGCATCGGATTCTGGGTCCCGGCGAGATGGCTTTTGTGCCCATGGGTGAAGTCCATGGGACCTTTAATCCTTTTCCCGAGAAACTCGTTTTTTTGGCCATCCTCTCCCCGGCGCAGGCGGCTGAGCCGGGGATTGTGGATGTTTCGACCCAAGCTCCGTGGCTGACGATGCGCGCCGGGTTTCCGCCGGTGGATTGATGGCCGAGGCGGGCTGGCGCGGGAACTACGGGCCTGGAGCAG
Above is a genomic segment from Verrucomicrobiota bacterium containing:
- a CDS encoding cupin domain-containing protein — protein: MNVAERRFVTGAETVRFQSPWTIEEWLCRSDIVANKELMLVRANMDPYRSHPFHTHPTREELIYILSGRAEQWVGKEHRILGPGEMAFVPMGEVHGTFNPFPEKLVFLAILSPAQAAEPGIVDVSTQAPWLTMRAGFPPVD